A single region of the Arthrobacter sp. zg-Y20 genome encodes:
- a CDS encoding TetR/AcrR family transcriptional regulator — translation MPRISAPTVAEHRAAQQRALLDAARTLLARTGEAPSMAEVAALAGLARPSAYQYYKSRQDLLHALVQDVFPRWTRRVREAMDAEPDPADRIMAYVLTNIALVAEGEHAVGNALAAVAPGEELNNQSAMMHRQLLTPLVETLTMLGVRDPHVTAELINAIVHSSTRLLESGTGREIVEGRVRELLGPYVRENRATAAQEGTA, via the coding sequence GTGCCCCGAATCTCTGCCCCCACGGTGGCCGAACACCGGGCGGCACAGCAGCGGGCGCTGCTGGATGCGGCGCGCACCCTCCTGGCCCGCACCGGCGAGGCCCCCAGCATGGCCGAAGTGGCCGCGCTGGCGGGCCTCGCCCGGCCCAGCGCCTACCAGTACTACAAGTCCCGCCAGGACCTCCTGCACGCACTGGTCCAGGACGTTTTTCCGCGCTGGACCCGGCGGGTGAGGGAAGCCATGGACGCTGAGCCGGACCCGGCGGACCGGATCATGGCCTATGTCCTGACCAACATCGCCCTCGTGGCCGAAGGTGAACACGCCGTGGGCAACGCCCTTGCCGCCGTCGCACCGGGCGAGGAACTGAACAACCAAAGCGCCATGATGCACCGCCAGCTGCTGACCCCGCTGGTGGAAACCCTGACCATGCTCGGCGTCCGGGATCCTCATGTGACCGCCGAACTGATAAACGCCATAGTCCATTCCTCCACCCGGCTGCTGGAATCGGGCACCGGCCGGGAAATCGTCGAGGGCCGGGTCCGCGAACTCCTTGGCCCGTACGTCCGCGAAAACCGCGCCACCGCCGCCCAGGAGGGCACCGCATGA
- a CDS encoding DUF3054 domain-containing protein — protein sequence MSNTAPHTSGGNAAAANSAGTSTEKTIRSWPLVLAADLVLIVVFAALGRRSHEHGLALAGILGTALPFAAACLLGWAAARAWRRPVALWPSGVVIWLVTVVAGLGIRALTGGGTATSFMLVTLAVLAVFLLGQRLLWRAGARVRSRRIH from the coding sequence ATGAGCAATACTGCACCGCATACGTCCGGCGGAAACGCTGCCGCCGCAAATTCCGCTGGTACTTCCACTGAAAAGACCATCCGGTCCTGGCCCTTGGTCCTCGCGGCGGACCTGGTCCTGATTGTTGTGTTCGCCGCCCTGGGCCGGCGCAGCCATGAGCACGGGCTGGCGCTTGCCGGCATCCTCGGCACGGCCCTGCCCTTTGCTGCCGCGTGCCTGCTCGGATGGGCTGCTGCGCGCGCCTGGCGCCGACCGGTCGCACTGTGGCCCTCCGGCGTCGTCATCTGGCTGGTTACGGTAGTTGCAGGCCTGGGCATCCGGGCACTAACCGGCGGCGGTACGGCCACCAGCTTCATGCTGGTTACCCTCGCTGTGCTGGCAGTGTTCCTGCTGGGCCAGCGGCTCCTCTGGCGCGCCGGTGCCCGCGTGCGTTCCCGGCGGATCCACTAG
- a CDS encoding Lrp/AsnC ligand binding domain-containing protein: MITAFVLIQTDSARIPECAEEISEIEGISEVYSVTGECDLIAIARVQRHEDLADAIANRLSKVDGVIGTTTQIAFRAYSKHDLDAAFSLGFDS; this comes from the coding sequence ATGATCACAGCTTTTGTACTCATCCAGACCGACTCGGCCCGGATCCCGGAATGCGCCGAGGAAATCTCGGAGATCGAAGGCATCAGCGAGGTCTACTCCGTCACCGGCGAATGCGACCTTATTGCCATTGCCCGTGTGCAGCGGCACGAGGACCTCGCCGACGCCATTGCCAACCGGCTGTCCAAGGTGGACGGGGTGATCGGAACCACCACGCAGATCGCGTTCCGGGCCTACTCCAAACACGACCTCGACGCCGCGTTCTCACTGGGCTTCGACAGCTAA
- the trpD gene encoding anthranilate phosphoribosyltransferase: MTTNPSSTYTWPGLITALIEGRHLTTAQTRWAMSAIMAGNATDSQIAGFLVALRAKGETVDELTGLVEAMLASARPIDIPGETLDIVGTGGDRHNTVNISSMAALVCAGAGAKVVKHGNRAASSASGSADVIEALGVRLDLPVDRVARAAVEAGITFCFAQVFHPSMRFAAVPRREMGVATAFNFMGPLTNPSRPSASAIGVADARLAPLMAGVLARRGVRALVFRGQDGLDEMTTTGISTVWEVRNGAVEESVVDPLDLGISRATLEDLRGGDAASNAAVVRSVLAGDKGPVRDAVVLNAAAALVALDEDADGPLLHRLARGLERACASIDSGAAQTALDRWVAATQ, encoded by the coding sequence GTGACTACGAATCCGAGTTCGACATACACCTGGCCGGGCCTGATTACGGCGCTGATCGAGGGCAGGCACCTCACTACCGCGCAGACCCGCTGGGCGATGTCCGCGATCATGGCCGGCAACGCCACCGACTCCCAGATTGCGGGGTTCCTGGTGGCACTGCGCGCCAAGGGAGAGACGGTTGACGAACTCACCGGGCTGGTCGAGGCCATGCTGGCAAGCGCCCGGCCGATCGATATCCCGGGGGAGACCCTGGACATTGTCGGTACCGGCGGTGACCGCCATAACACTGTGAACATTTCCTCCATGGCGGCGCTGGTGTGCGCAGGGGCGGGCGCCAAGGTGGTCAAGCACGGCAACCGGGCGGCCTCGTCGGCGTCCGGTTCCGCCGACGTCATTGAGGCGCTGGGAGTCCGTCTTGACCTTCCCGTTGACCGGGTGGCGCGGGCCGCCGTGGAAGCAGGCATCACGTTCTGCTTTGCGCAGGTCTTCCATCCGTCCATGCGCTTTGCCGCCGTACCGCGGCGTGAGATGGGCGTGGCCACCGCCTTCAATTTCATGGGTCCGCTGACCAATCCGTCCCGCCCCAGCGCCTCCGCGATCGGCGTGGCCGATGCACGGCTGGCACCCCTGATGGCCGGAGTATTGGCCCGGCGCGGCGTGCGCGCCCTGGTGTTCCGCGGCCAGGACGGTCTGGACGAGATGACCACCACGGGTATCTCGACCGTCTGGGAGGTCCGTAACGGGGCCGTGGAGGAGTCAGTGGTGGATCCCCTGGATCTCGGGATCAGCCGGGCTACGCTGGAGGACCTGCGGGGCGGTGACGCTGCGTCCAATGCAGCGGTGGTCCGCAGTGTGCTCGCCGGAGACAAGGGGCCGGTGCGCGACGCGGTGGTGCTGAACGCTGCAGCTGCCCTGGTGGCACTGGATGAAGACGCAGACGGCCCGCTGCTGCACCGGCTGGCCCGCGGGCTGGAACGCGCCTGTGCCTCAATTGACAGCGGCGCGGCCCAAACCGCGCTGGACCGCTGGGTGGCGGCAACGCAGTAG
- a CDS encoding heme-copper oxidase subunit III: MTTATHAPSTPAHPTLNRPNMVSVGTVVWLSSELMFFAALFAMYFTLRSTSSELWAMETEKLNVPFAFVNTVILVSSSFTCQFGVFAAERLQARRTGGLLKLSRWGMTEWFLLTFVLGAIFVSVQAFEYATLVSEGVSLSSNSYGSAFYLTTGFHGLHVTGGLIAFLFIIGRAYAAKRFGHFEATSAIVTSYYWHFVDVVWIALFVIIYFLK, translated from the coding sequence GTGACAACAGCGACCCATGCCCCCAGTACCCCGGCTCACCCCACGCTGAACCGCCCCAATATGGTTTCCGTAGGAACCGTGGTGTGGCTCTCCAGTGAACTGATGTTCTTTGCTGCCCTGTTCGCCATGTACTTCACGCTTCGCTCCACCTCGAGCGAACTGTGGGCCATGGAGACGGAGAAGCTGAACGTCCCGTTCGCTTTCGTTAACACGGTGATCCTTGTTTCCAGTTCCTTCACCTGCCAGTTCGGCGTTTTCGCTGCAGAACGACTCCAGGCACGCCGCACCGGAGGGCTTCTGAAGCTTTCCCGCTGGGGCATGACCGAGTGGTTCCTGCTGACCTTCGTACTTGGAGCGATCTTCGTCTCCGTACAGGCTTTCGAATACGCGACGCTGGTTTCTGAAGGCGTATCCCTCTCGTCGAACTCTTACGGTTCCGCGTTCTACCTGACCACCGGTTTCCACGGCCTGCACGTGACCGGCGGCCTGATCGCGTTCCTCTTCATCATCGGCCGTGCCTACGCCGCCAAGCGCTTCGGACACTTCGAAGCAACCTCGGCGATCGTCACCTCGTACTACTGGCACTTCGTTGATGTGGTCTGGATTGCCCTGTTCGTCATCATCTACTTCCTCAAGTAA
- a CDS encoding cytochrome c, giving the protein MKALSQRRRHPLAAVALLLLGLLVTGGLYAVANGANQAQAATTTYTADDVSEGEKLFVANCATCHGIEATGSENGPSLVGVGAASVDFQVGTGRMPLAMQGPQAQQKPVQFNEEQTADLAAYVSSIGAGPSVPDSEYLEPDTSDEEAAANGGELFRVNCAMCHNAAAAGGALTRGKFAPSLEGVSEKHIYEAMVTGPQNMPVFNDTNITPEDKQDIITFLKNIEANGSPGGAQLGSLGPVSEGLFIWTAGLGIIIAFTIWLTSRSS; this is encoded by the coding sequence GTGAAGGCACTATCGCAAAGGCGGCGTCATCCCCTCGCAGCAGTAGCGCTGCTGCTGCTGGGACTCCTCGTTACGGGTGGTCTCTACGCCGTAGCCAACGGCGCCAACCAGGCCCAGGCCGCGACCACCACCTACACTGCCGATGACGTCAGCGAAGGCGAGAAGCTGTTCGTCGCCAACTGCGCAACGTGCCACGGCATCGAAGCCACCGGATCCGAGAACGGACCCTCCCTGGTGGGCGTCGGCGCTGCGTCGGTTGACTTCCAGGTCGGTACCGGCCGCATGCCGCTGGCCATGCAGGGCCCGCAGGCCCAGCAGAAGCCCGTCCAGTTCAATGAAGAGCAGACGGCAGACCTCGCCGCCTACGTCTCCAGCATCGGCGCCGGTCCCTCCGTTCCGGACTCCGAGTACCTGGAACCGGACACCAGCGACGAAGAGGCTGCCGCCAACGGCGGCGAGCTGTTCCGCGTCAACTGCGCCATGTGCCACAACGCTGCCGCCGCCGGCGGTGCGCTGACCCGCGGCAAGTTCGCTCCGTCCCTGGAGGGCGTCAGCGAGAAGCACATCTACGAGGCCATGGTCACCGGCCCGCAGAACATGCCTGTCTTCAACGACACGAACATCACGCCCGAAGACAAGCAGGACATCATCACGTTCCTGAAGAACATCGAGGCCAACGGCTCTCCCGGCGGAGCGCAGCTCGGCTCGCTGGGACCGGTTTCCGAAGGCCTGTTCATCTGGACCGCAGGTCTGGGAATCATCATCGCTTTCACTATTTGGTTGACCTCCCGGTCTTCCTAA
- a CDS encoding Rieske 2Fe-2S domain-containing protein — translation MGDHSHGSPNTSGTVATAGQGEEEKFQNPGLPPHRPRLADTNPRAEKRAERQVASLFVISAIGTIVFFVGYFSIHLDDASIATLRLQNILLGLGTAFAMLGIGVGIVHWAKTLMPDHEIVEERHEIRPEEDRVIAEKMVGDIIEETGIKRRPLIRNTLLGAMVLAPLPAIAVFRDLGPLPGNTLRHTMWDENTYLTRDPSGTRIKASDVTLGSAFHVIPEGLTELEEHKLEEKAKAVVLLMRLNPEDLNPSPGREDWAVDGIVAYSKICTHVGCPVALYEQQTHHLLCPCHQSTFDVTQECKVIFGPAGHALPQLPIKVDKDGYLQAQSDFKEPVGPSYWERG, via the coding sequence ATGGGCGACCATAGTCACGGCAGTCCGAACACCTCGGGCACCGTCGCTACGGCTGGCCAGGGAGAAGAGGAGAAGTTCCAGAATCCGGGACTTCCCCCGCACCGCCCTCGTCTAGCCGACACAAATCCCCGCGCCGAAAAGCGGGCCGAACGGCAGGTCGCAAGCCTGTTCGTCATCTCGGCCATTGGCACGATCGTATTTTTCGTGGGGTACTTCAGCATCCACCTGGATGATGCCAGCATCGCCACGCTGCGGCTGCAGAACATCCTGCTGGGTCTGGGCACGGCATTCGCCATGCTGGGCATCGGCGTAGGTATTGTCCACTGGGCCAAGACCCTGATGCCGGACCACGAAATCGTGGAAGAACGCCACGAGATCCGTCCCGAAGAGGACCGCGTTATTGCCGAGAAGATGGTGGGCGACATCATCGAGGAGACGGGCATCAAGCGCCGTCCCCTGATCCGCAACACGCTCCTCGGCGCCATGGTCCTGGCACCGCTGCCGGCGATCGCGGTCTTCCGCGACCTCGGCCCGCTGCCCGGCAATACCCTGCGCCACACCATGTGGGACGAGAACACCTACCTGACCCGGGACCCCAGCGGTACCCGGATCAAGGCTTCCGACGTCACCCTGGGCTCGGCGTTCCACGTCATCCCCGAAGGCCTGACGGAACTGGAAGAGCACAAGCTCGAAGAGAAGGCCAAGGCAGTAGTCCTGCTCATGCGCCTTAACCCGGAAGACCTCAACCCCTCCCCCGGGCGCGAGGACTGGGCCGTAGACGGCATCGTCGCCTACTCCAAGATCTGCACCCATGTGGGCTGCCCCGTGGCCCTCTACGAGCAGCAGACGCACCATTTGCTGTGCCCGTGCCACCAGTCGACCTTCGATGTCACGCAGGAATGCAAGGTCATCTTCGGCCCGGCCGGCCACGCACTGCCGCAGCTGCCCATCAAGGTCGACAAAGACGGCTACCTGCAGGCTCAGAGTGACTTCAAAGAGCCTGTCGGACCGAGCTACTGGGAGCGTGGTTAA
- a CDS encoding ubiquinol-cytochrome c reductase cytochrome b subunit gives MSVPSATPYEAKTRLGRVTNFVDSRVSGSAMVKEFGRKVFPDHWSFMFGEVALYCFVILLLTGTFLTFFFDPSMAETHYEGSYVPLNGVEMSVAYESSLNISFDIRGGLFMRQVHHWSALLFVAAVSVHMLRVFFTGAFRKPRELNWVVGGVLLILSLAAGFTGYSLPDDLLSGNGLRIIDGVIKSIPVVGTYISFFLFGGEFPGTDIIGRLYVLHILLVPALILLMIAIHLFMVVIHKHTQFRGPGRTNNNVVGYPVGPVYAAKAGGFFFIVFGIIAIIAGFFTINPIWNYGPYDPSPVSAGTQPDWYIGWVDGALRLMPGFIGGFPFEWVIPFPWGDNTLSLNVLLPALVPAGLVFTLLFTWPWIEAWLTKDKRVHNLLDRPRNAPYRTAVGVAGITFYSVMWAAASSDLIATHFHVSLNDVTYWLRVLLFVGPVLAFIITRRIALALQRKDREIVLHGVESGRIVRLPHGEYIEVHEPLDEYKRYRLVDFESYKALPAQPGANGKVSGKEKRRAKLSRFFFEDRVAPVTPSELENAHHHESPAEVEAKADDQQSIEQH, from the coding sequence GTGAGTGTCCCCTCCGCTACGCCTTACGAAGCCAAGACCCGTCTTGGCCGCGTCACCAACTTCGTTGACTCCCGGGTCAGCGGCTCGGCCATGGTCAAGGAGTTCGGCCGCAAGGTCTTCCCCGACCACTGGTCCTTCATGTTCGGTGAAGTTGCGCTGTACTGCTTCGTCATCCTGCTGCTGACCGGCACGTTCCTGACCTTCTTCTTCGATCCGTCCATGGCGGAAACGCATTACGAAGGCAGCTACGTTCCGCTCAACGGCGTGGAGATGTCTGTCGCCTACGAGTCCTCACTGAATATCTCCTTCGATATCCGCGGCGGCCTCTTTATGCGCCAGGTGCACCACTGGTCGGCCCTGCTCTTCGTAGCGGCCGTCTCCGTGCACATGCTCCGCGTGTTCTTCACCGGAGCGTTCCGCAAGCCCCGTGAACTGAACTGGGTGGTGGGCGGCGTCCTGCTGATCCTCTCCCTCGCGGCCGGCTTCACCGGCTACTCCCTCCCCGATGACCTGCTCTCCGGCAACGGCCTGCGAATCATCGACGGCGTCATCAAGTCGATTCCCGTAGTGGGCACCTACATCAGCTTCTTCCTGTTCGGCGGCGAATTTCCGGGAACGGATATCATCGGGCGTCTTTACGTCCTGCATATCCTCCTGGTGCCGGCCCTGATCCTGCTGATGATCGCGATCCACCTCTTCATGGTGGTCATCCACAAGCACACCCAGTTCCGCGGACCCGGCCGGACCAACAACAATGTTGTCGGTTACCCGGTGGGCCCGGTCTACGCTGCCAAGGCCGGTGGATTCTTCTTCATCGTCTTCGGCATCATCGCCATCATTGCGGGCTTCTTCACGATCAACCCGATCTGGAACTACGGCCCGTACGATCCCTCCCCCGTGTCCGCCGGTACCCAGCCTGACTGGTACATCGGTTGGGTTGACGGCGCCCTGCGCCTGATGCCCGGCTTCATCGGCGGGTTCCCCTTCGAATGGGTCATCCCGTTCCCGTGGGGCGACAACACGCTCTCCCTGAACGTCCTGCTGCCGGCCCTGGTGCCTGCAGGCCTGGTCTTCACACTGCTGTTCACCTGGCCCTGGATCGAAGCGTGGCTGACCAAGGACAAGCGGGTGCACAACCTGCTCGACCGTCCGCGCAACGCTCCGTACCGCACGGCAGTCGGCGTCGCCGGCATCACGTTCTACTCGGTTATGTGGGCAGCTGCCAGCTCCGACCTCATCGCCACGCACTTCCACGTGTCGCTGAACGACGTGACCTACTGGCTGCGGGTCCTGCTCTTCGTTGGCCCGGTCCTGGCGTTCATCATCACGCGCCGCATCGCCCTGGCGCTGCAGCGCAAGGACCGCGAGATTGTCCTCCACGGCGTGGAGAGCGGACGCATTGTCCGTCTCCCGCACGGCGAGTACATCGAGGTCCACGAGCCGCTGGACGAGTACAAGCGCTACCGCCTGGTGGACTTCGAGTCCTACAAGGCACTGCCGGCCCAGCCGGGCGCCAACGGCAAGGTCTCCGGCAAGGAGAAGCGGCGGGCCAAGCTCTCGCGCTTCTTCTTCGAAGACCGCGTTGCCCCGGTAACGCCGTCGGAGCTTGAAAACGCGCACCACCACGAGTCGCCTGCCGAGGTCGAAGCCAAGGCTGACGACCAGCAGTCGATCGAACAGCACTAA
- a CDS encoding GntR family transcriptional regulator, whose amino-acid sequence MLLTESIDPEAGVAKHIQLQAILRRFVEDHAGAGEIIPSERELAEHFAVARMTIRQAVDALVADGVLERVVGLGTFVARKKMDLQIQLTSYSEEMHRRGMVPDAHVLSFEQTGASQLVARELQIEPGQPVVRFRRQLLADGEPMSVDENFIPAHYVPGILEEEAPTSLYNMLGERYGLVMEWGEDTIEATAASASIARLLNVELGAPVLKIQRHAYVSRAMVDYSVSYYRADRYKLWVPLQRPGVRTPRSYHPRRLPRA is encoded by the coding sequence CTGCTGCTGACCGAATCCATCGATCCGGAAGCCGGCGTCGCCAAGCACATCCAGCTGCAGGCCATTCTCCGCCGGTTCGTGGAGGACCACGCCGGTGCGGGGGAGATCATCCCGTCCGAGCGGGAACTGGCGGAGCACTTCGCCGTCGCCCGTATGACCATCCGCCAGGCCGTAGACGCCCTCGTTGCCGACGGTGTCCTGGAACGCGTCGTGGGGCTGGGAACTTTCGTGGCACGCAAGAAGATGGACCTGCAGATCCAGCTAACCTCCTACTCCGAGGAAATGCACCGCCGCGGCATGGTTCCGGATGCCCATGTGCTCAGCTTCGAGCAGACCGGAGCGTCCCAGCTGGTGGCCCGTGAGCTGCAGATTGAACCCGGACAGCCGGTGGTGCGCTTCAGGCGCCAGCTGCTGGCCGACGGCGAACCCATGAGCGTGGACGAGAACTTCATTCCCGCCCACTACGTCCCGGGGATCCTCGAGGAGGAGGCTCCCACCTCGCTGTACAACATGCTGGGAGAACGGTACGGACTGGTGATGGAGTGGGGTGAGGACACCATCGAGGCCACTGCCGCATCGGCGTCCATTGCGCGGCTGCTGAATGTAGAACTGGGTGCACCGGTCCTGAAGATCCAGCGGCATGCCTATGTCTCCCGGGCGATGGTGGACTACTCCGTGTCCTACTACCGCGCAGACCGCTACAAGCTCTGGGTGCCGCTGCAGCGCCCCGGCGTACGCACCCCGCGCTCGTACCATCCCCGCCGCCTTCCGCGCGCCTAG
- a CDS encoding 5'-3' exonuclease, translated as MASRLMLLDTASLYFRAFHGIPDTIRRADGTPVNAVRGLLDMIARLSTEYGPTHLVACWDNSWRPAWRVALLPGYKAQRVAAASPDGDTETVPEGLTAQIPMIREILTVAGIALVGADDHEADDVIGTYAQSAGTPVDVVTGDRDLFQLVSDDREVRVLYTARGMKNLEVLTEASVVGRYRVLPGQYADYATLRGDASDGLPGVAGIGEKTAAQLLGEYGSLDGLLAAAADPGSGLAAPVRAKLAAAGEYLQAAPAVVHVVRDLPVPALEAAGARLHAPGPQARADLERLGSGWNLGGSLNRFLHALAAYPAEQGGDTSRYP; from the coding sequence ATGGCTTCCCGACTTATGCTGCTTGATACCGCCTCCCTGTACTTCCGTGCCTTCCACGGCATTCCGGACACCATCCGCCGGGCCGACGGAACCCCGGTGAATGCCGTGCGGGGACTGCTGGACATGATCGCCCGCCTGAGCACCGAGTATGGGCCGACCCACCTTGTGGCCTGCTGGGACAACAGCTGGCGCCCGGCGTGGCGGGTTGCCCTGCTGCCCGGGTACAAGGCCCAACGCGTGGCAGCCGCTTCCCCGGACGGGGACACTGAAACCGTGCCCGAGGGCCTGACCGCCCAGATTCCGATGATCCGGGAGATCCTTACAGTGGCAGGCATTGCCCTGGTGGGCGCCGATGACCACGAAGCCGACGATGTCATCGGCACCTACGCCCAGTCGGCAGGAACGCCGGTGGACGTGGTGACGGGCGACCGTGACTTGTTCCAGCTGGTCAGCGATGACCGGGAGGTACGGGTGCTCTATACGGCACGCGGGATGAAGAACCTCGAAGTTCTGACGGAGGCATCTGTGGTGGGCCGGTACCGGGTGCTGCCTGGCCAATACGCCGACTATGCGACGCTGCGCGGGGACGCTTCCGACGGGCTGCCCGGGGTGGCTGGGATCGGTGAAAAGACCGCGGCACAGCTGCTGGGGGAGTACGGAAGCCTGGACGGGCTGCTGGCGGCCGCGGCGGATCCGGGCAGCGGGCTGGCGGCACCGGTCCGCGCCAAGCTGGCCGCAGCGGGGGAGTACCTGCAGGCGGCACCGGCCGTGGTGCATGTGGTGCGCGACCTTCCCGTTCCGGCGCTGGAGGCCGCTGGGGCGCGCCTGCATGCCCCTGGTCCGCAGGCCCGCGCCGACCTGGAACGGCTCGGCTCCGGCTGGAACCTGGGTGGATCCCTCAACCGGTTCCTGCACGCGCTGGCGGCCTATCCTGCGGAGCAGGGCGGGGACACCTCCCGGTATCCTTAG
- a CDS encoding cytochrome c oxidase subunit 4, with protein MKVETKLFSYLTPFFLVVGVVYGYMVEWTEPVGYLALFLTAAMSGMIAFYIGFTGRRVGPRPEDRLDAEIHEGSGEQGFFSPWSWWPLLLGISAAIGFLGMAVGWWILFIGAGLAVIALVGWVFEYSRGNHAH; from the coding sequence ATGAAGGTAGAGACTAAACTCTTCAGCTACCTGACACCGTTCTTCCTGGTTGTCGGCGTGGTCTACGGCTACATGGTGGAGTGGACGGAACCCGTTGGTTACCTCGCCCTCTTCCTGACGGCAGCTATGTCGGGCATGATCGCCTTCTACATCGGCTTCACCGGCCGCCGCGTGGGTCCCCGCCCGGAGGATCGGCTCGACGCCGAAATCCATGAGGGATCCGGCGAACAGGGCTTCTTCAGCCCGTGGAGCTGGTGGCCGCTGCTGCTGGGTATCTCCGCTGCCATCGGATTCCTCGGTATGGCAGTTGGCTGGTGGATCCTGTTCATCGGTGCCGGCCTTGCCGTCATTGCACTGGTTGGCTGGGTCTTCGAATACAGCCGCGGAAACCACGCCCACTAG